From Desmodus rotundus isolate HL8 chromosome 12, HLdesRot8A.1, whole genome shotgun sequence, one genomic window encodes:
- the AGRP gene encoding agouti-related protein, with the protein MLTAVLSCALLLALPATQGAQMSLASPEGIRRPDQALFPELSGLGLRPGLKRTTAERTEKALLQEAKDLAEVLDPEGREPRSPRRCVRLHESCLGQQVPCCDPCATCYCRFFNAFCYCRKLGTAANPCSRT; encoded by the exons ATGCTGACTGCAGTGCTGAGCTGTGCCCTGCTGCTGGCACTACCTGCCACGCAGGGCGCCCAGATGAGCTTGGCATCCCCGGAGGGCATCAGAAGGCCTGACCAGGCCCTGTTCCCAGAGCTGTCAG gcctgggcctgagACCTGGGCTGAAGAGGACAACTGCAGAACGGACAGAAAAGGCTCTGCTGCAGGAGGCCAAGGACTTGGCAGAG GTGCTAGATCCGGAAGGACGTGAGCCACGCTCCCCGCGTCGCTGCGTGAGGCTGCATGAGTCCTGTCTGGGACAACAAGTACCATGCTGTGACCCATGTGCCACCTGCTACTGCCGGTTCTTCAATGCCTTCTGCTACTGCCGCAAGCTGGGTACTGCTGCGAACCCTTGCAGCCGCACCTAA